Part of the Opisthocomus hoazin isolate bOpiHoa1 chromosome 5, bOpiHoa1.hap1, whole genome shotgun sequence genome, TTCTTCAGAGCCTGTCTTCTAGAAggtgtttgaaaacaaaagatGCTGCACTGCTACGTGTGACTGGCCTTTAAGGAGTTACACCCTGGCACAGACTGAAGACTGCCCTTTGCAAAGCTCTTTTCAGCTGTTCCAAAGATGAAAACTGAGCAGCTTTGGAGGTGTAACTCCATTAAAAGAGCTTATTTGATCAATCTGGTTTCACGCTTAAAATGCTTCTGGTCTCACTACCCCAACCATCTGCTCTCTCGTGACAGCAGTTCTGCCACCCAGCTGAGATTTGCCTTCGCTGCTCATCAACAGGAGCTTCCCTCCAGAGAGCAGAGCCAGCCTCTTTCGGAAGGTCTGCCGGGGACGCACAGGTCagcaagagagaaaataatttgccTTAAACCCTGGGGCTATGCGGACGCCCAGCTCTGACACATGGCTGCTGCCTGAAACTAGCAAGTCCCGTCCCTACCCAATGCCTCAGTTTCTGCTGCTGCACATTACAGTTCGAGAAACTTGTTTTCCCTGTAAAGCACACATACAAAGTACAGCACAGCAATAAGATACCATTGTTTCCAAATGGGAAAGACGTAAGTCTGGTAAGATACCACCCGTAGCTCTGACTTCACATTGCATTTCATTGCTGAGAGCTTCTGTTCTTGCTTTGGAGACATCTTTGGACAGCTGGGGAAAAGACATGCATTTACAACAGCAGAGATAAGCAAAGCACATATGAAATACATGCAAGTGAAGGAAATgcaaaatcaaattacattaatcaGGAGCAAGCTGAGAAATCAAACACAGACAAGCTGTCAAAATGTCCTGACATAACTGGAGAAATCTTTTGCTTGATGCTGGCATCTATTTGCATATTGGGGCTTATACACATCATAAAACTCTGGGCATCTGAGGTATTACTGTACTTCCACAATGATAAATAAACCTGACCTTGTTTTGTATATGATCTGACTTTCTGTTCTGGGCTACACAGAGAGGAAGCGTAACATTGGCTGTGGACTATGCATGACTAAAAGCGTTCTAAATCTATGGCAACTACAAACTCTCTGCTACCAGTGGAAAGTGAACAGAGTTTTAAGCAGACTCTAACTCAGCCATAATGGACATATAACTTACAATATTTCTGTGAATGTAACCCCCTGCCCTAAACTGTAATCTTGCCTACTTTTAAGTCAATCTTAGCTGGATTTTGCATGACCATTGCCATTTTGAAATTCACATCCTTTGAATAAAGTCAGAAAAAACCCCATAACTTCAATGTCAGCTGGTCTTAAAATGTTTAGTCCTCATGGTTTTAACTTTTCAAATGACTGGCTCTGTCAGAGTTTTCCTTCACTTCCCTACATCAGCAGGGTGACAATGCTCTGAGCACTTCTGAGCCAGCCCCTAAAAACACAAAGACACTGTGTGATCAGAAAGCCAGCCCATACTACAACAAGAACTGCAATGAAAGCGCATAAATTGGCAATTAAAGAGTTACTAGGCACAAACATCCAACTACTGTTATTACAATATATCTACTCTTCTGATCTTTAGAAAGAACAATACACTGAATTAATACCCAAGAAACAACCTTTTAGAATTTGGCAAGGTAGAATAACTGATTTAAAGTCCTTTTTACATTACCCTTTCAAATTAGCAAATTTGGCTGAACTCAGTGAGATATCCCACTTTCACATCAGCTGGAGGCAAACGGACAGATAATCCTGGAGTCGCAACAAACATTACACCGGTTTTGTTCCAGTGGTCTTATGGGATCATAAAGGCTAATGCCATTAAGCTTCTTGTTAGTTAAGGCTAACAAGAGAAAAAAGTGTTCCTTGAGAGAGTCTGTCCCAGTTTGAGGACTGGGCATAAGCTATAGGAGGTGAACTCCAGGCAGTAAAATGAGGAgagatatttctttctttctttctcagttGTTTTACCCGCTGAACTACCCTGAACGATCCCTTTCTGCATGCCGACTGCTTGCAAAGTGGCTGTCGTGCTGAAGTCGCGCATGCTCGTCGGAACCTGTAAATCCAGCGTGGGGACAGGACAAAGCTGCGCTTCCCCCTCGCGCCTCCTGCACCTCCTGCTCTCCAGTGGTGCTGCCAGTGACGGGCGCAGACCTCGCCGTGCTGGGCCCTGTGCAGACGCACAGCAAAAAGTCTTGGCCCCCAAAGAGGCTGCAGCTGAGATCTGAGACATGAAAGAGCAGCGGAATGCACAGAGGCAGGAAAGGCTGGTTTTGTTCTCCCTGCGCTTTCACACAGGCGAGAAGCAGGCCAGGCTGGCTGACTtatttgaacttttccaggaatgAAAAACAGCCATAATTTTGCACTCTTGTTTTAAAAAGTTAGGCTGTTTTATTACCAGGGCAGACCTTTGTTCCAATGCTGAATAGCGCTGTAATTCTCGCTCCTGCTGCATTTCCTTGCTGCTCGCTCCAGCTCTCCCCTCGACACACGCCCTGCTCGCACACGGAAGCGGCTGGGAACATGGCTGGTGGCTTAGTTTTGCTCGCGGCTGTCTCTCTGCTTACCGCTTTCCAGCAATGTAAGATCTGTGGGGTCGCGTGGCTGGGGCTTGGGGAGGTTTCCACCGGTTCTGAAGTACTGGAAATTGTTTTCTGATAAAGTGGCTGCTCTGTAAGTTTTACTTTCTGAGAACTCCTACGATTTTTCTCACCGGAGCATTGTTTACCCTCTCTGTAGTCAGAGGGGGAGTTGGCTCAGTGGGACAGATTACTTTGCCCTGTGGGAGAAACTGATTTGTTTGCAGTTCTGTTTTGTTCGCTGACTTCTTGGAATCGTACTGTTGTGAGAGTCTGCAACTAGTTGTAGAGTTACCCCAAAGCCGCATCATGTCTTGGTTTCGATTCTTATTTAGGCACCTATACAACTGAAAACCTCAAAAGTGAGAGTAAATTTGTGAAATCAAATACACCAATGCTGGACTGAAAGTGCTGTAAAAACTGTTTCCTGGAACAGAGATATATACTAAGTGtctgaaatgaaagaagaaagcaaCTTTTACACCAGACAGCAATAGTATGAGATATTCCATATTATGTCCTCATCATGACATTTCTTTAAGATCTAACTGGGTTCACTTTATCACCTGCTGATATGCCTGTGAGAATCCAGGACTAGGGAAAGAAGTGGACAAGTCTGAGACCCTATTTTTGCTGTCTATCAGTATAAAACTGCAATAGCATTTTTAATGCTGGTCATTATTTCCTTTGAAATATGTTGATTCACGTAGTTGCGTTTACACCAGGAAACAAGATACATTTTGAAGGTATTTGTGCTATACTAGTATGAGACTAAGAGcaagttaaaaataattactctgccttttttttcaaatatctGTAGCATTGACAACTTATCTAGCAACCTATCTATGTGGCTTGATTGTTAgtttatttgttttcaaagcCTCAGCTACTGAAATAACATTTGtagctggcaggaaaaaagcTTGAGAATGTGACCCTTCCAGgttaaaaaaagcccaacacaacagaaggcaaataaaaagcaCCTAAAATTTACATTCTGTTTTCCTGTCATCAGATCAGCTACAACATACCCTTGTGATCTTCACAAAAGATTCCTATCTGGTATTTACCATcaaattctgtgaaatttcaaCTTGCCTGCCttgatttttaatgtaaaagggtgaaagattaaaaaacaaacgAACACTATCTGGAAAAGTACTGCAGTTTGAAACCTCAAGGAATTGTAGGAAAAAACTCAAGGAACTGAAACtgaaaaggaagggagaaaataCATATGTTCTGTCTTGTGATGGTTAAGCCACTTTAGTTAATCTTAGTTAAAATCACAGGAAAGGCAGGACAACCTGGTTTTTAATTTACACTGGCAGTCTGACATCAAGCCCAAAGAGAAAACTGTGTAAGAATCCGGTCTGCTGATCTGATTTAAATCATCACAGCTCGGCTTACTTTCAGCATGCTTTCTAGCATGGGTAAACCAACACAGATTAATTTATGGGAGTTCCAATGAATGTTGTGAAACGTGTTACACGTGTAACATGTTACATCCAGTTCACTCAAGGGGAGTAGCCTAGCTGTGAACAAAATACAACGCACCCAGCACTCCGTGCTCTGTTTGCTCTGCTGTTTATCTGCTGAGCCTCCCGTCCTGAGTTAGGAAGGTGCTAATGGGCAATACGACCTCCCTGAAGCAGCACTGGAAGTCAGGTTTCACTGAGCCGTCATCAGAGGTACAAGATTTAGTGTCTCAGAACCATGAGTTACTCAAAGAATCGGGTCAGTCGAAGATTAAGCTGTACAAGAAATGCTCTAGGGtagaaagaaagagcagaaacaaTGCAAGAAGCGGTTTCCAATCATGCATCCAGTTTTAAGCAGCTAAGATTTGCTAGAGAGATTAGTGTTTCGTAGACTGATGGGAAAACAAGGGAATCCGAGGAAAGGACAGAGTGAATCCCAGTCATTGATAGAGGCGAGAACAGGGAGGACAGGAGTTGCACTACTCCTCTATTTTGAAGCATCTCTCTGAACTAGCACCTTTTAAAATGGCTCTTAGTTATTCCAGGACCCAGCAAGACATTATtaaaaagtatttgattttttttaaaggttgttGGGCCAGGCCGTGCAAATTAACATGCACTATCACACACTGTGATACAGGTAGCAGATTCTTTTCAACACTTATAAAATGTTTGAGTGTAATGTTCCTTAAAAGCCTGCTTTGTCCCatattttcagagtaaagatgtTAACTCAGTAACCATAAATGCCACCTGAAGATGAAagcacaaaaagcaaacaaaggcaaGTCAAGCAGATTTTGTAACTACTTCAGTCATGTAATTTAGCCTGCTAGAACTTGATACAGGGGGAAGAAAAGGCCATGAAAATCTTTCCTTACCCCTGCTGCAATGCTTTCTGGAGTCCTCACGACAGCACCTCCTGTGGGTGGGGCAGAAGAGCTCTCCCACCGCTTTATTATTTACTTCAGCTGGTGTTAAACCATAATCACAACACTTAAATTTGGAGTTACATTGCTGCTTTCTGCTCACCAGAAAGGAACTAAAAGGCAAATCCTATGCagttaacaaaaaaatacagtaattattCCTCTCCTGAACTCTTTTGGAGTCCCTGGTTGGCACCTGTTTTGTTCAGCGCACCGggctcacctttttttttaaggtgacaACATGACTCCCGCTGTCCTGTTACGCAGTGCCACAGCTTGGTTTTCACTGGCATATAAAAGCCCACATGGCCCTAATTGAAGCAAAGTTCCCACCAATCCAGTGGAAGCCACTGAAGAAGTGGATTTTATGCTGGTCAGCAGTATGATCACAGCCTGTTTCAGTGTATGGTTAACCAGAGTCTCCCACGTGTAAATCTCTGCCCCTCAAACTAGAGCCTTGCTGACCAAGCAACACCAAGGGCAAATCGCATTACAGCTGATGCCAGGGTTGTACCATGGCCTTGATGGTTTGCTTTGGTTAACTGCGCTGAACAAACAAGAATGTGTTACTGAGCTTCCACAGTCTTGAATAGAAGTATTCCATGTGCTTTCAAAAGTCTGAATTTTTGTTATGCTTATTACCTGCTGTTTACTTAAATTGATAAGTATGAACTACCTGCTGACTGAAAATAATTCAACTACACCTGAGTGTGTATCCTTTCATATATTGAGGGGAAAATTGTGCTCAGTAGTTCTTCTCATGTTGCCTTACCCAACATGAGAGGAATTAGAATGGCACATTAATGTTTTATAGTGCAGTCCGACCCAATCTGAATTCTGATATAAGCCTTGATCAGTGAGTGGATTGTCATGGTTTAAAGACCTGTTGCCAGGGGTGAAGAACAGACAAATGCAGGCAGAGTTTAAAGCAGCCATGTTTTGTTTCTCAAACCAGTGCCTTAATCTTATTTCCCCCCAGTAAGTTTATTTGGTCCAGCATCtgttcaaggcttttttttttccaactgattTGGAAAGAGCCGCCTTGGCTTGTCTTAGTTCCTCAGTCAAAAAAACCTGGTCCCAGACTGGTTGTGAGCATTGACTGGCTCAGTGTGGCCAGAAAATGAGGAACGCACTGCTGGCTAAAAACACCATCGCACAAAACACTATGGCTCACCTACCACTTTGACTGATAAGCCAAGCAGGAGTTGCCAGTGTGTAGCATTTGTCACAAAAAATAGATCATTTTGAGGGTGAAAGAAGTTAAAAAGCAACTTTTCAGTTAAGTTTTCcaggaaaatatttctcagagGCGATTCTTGTGCTTTCACGAGTTTCAGTCTCCCTGAAGCATGTTCTCTGAGCCCTCCCAGCTACCATTCTTGCTTTCTGAAAGGGCTGCAAGGTGGCAAATAACGGATGAATCACCAGGCATGACAAGAGATGTGTTGGTGGGAGTGGAGGAGGTCTTGCTGGATGCAAATACAGTGAAAGGTCCTGCAAAACTGCCTTACAGAGAGACAGCTGAGATGCTCTGACTAGTCTCTGGAGAGAAAGTGAAGAGGTCTCTTGAACACAGTCCGTAATTACTTATATGGCGAGAAGACGGATAGGAAAATGCTTTTTGTGGGAAAAGGCTTTGGCCACAAGGCACCGGGCAGCACCACTAATATCTCTAGCTGTATTTTAATGCCACTGCTCCCAGTGGCATTAAAGAGAGAACAGAATGTATGCTCTAGTCTTGCCCCTTAGACAAATCTTTTTAGCGAACTCAGGTGGGTGCCTGGTTTCTGGATCCAGGTAAAGTTTAGGTACAAGGTAGACAGCGAGATTCTTGCACAGGGTGGCTATGACACGGCCAGCAAAGTAACTCCAGTTACCCAGAGAGTTTTAAAGTCAAACAGGGTGATGCCCGGTAGCTCTGCTGCATACAGAAAATTGCTGTCTGTGTATTGCCTTTTGTCCTTGTGAGGCTCTGCTCAACTTTTAGGGGGAGACTTCTGCAGTGAGGACATCGGTAAAATGAGGTATACATCTACACATCAGAAATGATCCTAGAAATATAGGTCAGAAGTGCAGAGATAGAGTTTGgttggtttagggttttttggtAAGTAACTGATATTTAGTCACTGTGCAGTAGAGTAATCTATCTTTTTCATGGCACCGCATCCGTTCTAAAAAACGCTTTTTACAAGACAGGTAAGTACTATCAGCTCCAATCAACGGAGGTGGAAACAGCATAGGTCCTCCAACAGAGAGCTCTCAGAGCAGATGAAGTGGAGAGCAGGGAACAGGCTACAGCCTCCCCAGTTGCAGCTCTCTGCTCTTTCCAACATACTGAATTTTGAGAGTCCAAGACAATAACAACAGATGGAGAAGCATGCACTATAAGGTGTGGGTGAATCACTTTAAAAAGGTGACAACCagatttttgtttccaaagaTAGTGATGCTTCTCCATATTCCAAAGCATTATCACTCTTAGCGTCACTAAAACCAAATGACCATATGCTATTCAAGCAAGCAGGGACGTGACCTCCATCAAGGCAATTTGGTTTCCGAGATACTGCTAAGGCAGCACGCTGCCACTGTAGTGCAACTAGACCGCTCCTAGACAGTGCAGTTCTGGGATTCAGGTGAGGCAGAAGGATATTTAAGTCATAGCTAGTCCAGCAAATGCAAAAAGAGAATGACTATATTTCTGAAATAGCAATTTTCCCCCTTCCTCATGAGTGTCACTCTTGAAGATAAGACCTAAATTTTTTTAGGGAAAAACTACTTTATCTAATATTGGTCTCTTTATGtcaaatgaaatggaaagagCTGAAGAACAAGAATCtccatttaaaaaattactgATGTGCTAGGGATGCAGCTGAGCCAAGGAACTGCGTAATTCGTGAGCCTTTATTTTTGCTTACAGGTCATTTTGCTTGGCTGGTGGGGAAATCAAGAATGAAGCACAAGGTCATGCCCCCAGCTGTCACTGGTGCTCCAGAATTTGACAGAACATTCCGTGCACAGTAAGTCCCGAGATCATTAAAACAGTGGCAATGAATAAGAATTCAGTCCAGAACAGAAGCAAAAACATTACCTTAAAACGTTACCTTTTCTTTGCATCCtttgctcaaaaaaaaagaaaaataatgaacagATCACTCTTTGAATGGTTCGGCTATTATTTTAATGATCATGGGGGTAAGTTCAGCTCATTTAAAACAGTCACTGCTCAAATTCTGATCAAACTAGGCAATCAGATTACCCAAACCTAAGTAGGGGCTGAGAGCTAATTGCCTGTAACTTAGAGAATTCAGGTCTTCCAGGTCTAGCAAGCTGTGCTGTCAGTTCCTGGACTGTGGCTAACACCAAACACGTGGAAGACGAGCACAGAAAACCTCTGTCTTCACTGTGGCTAACAGTGGAATAGCCTGTCTAAGAAGACAGCATTTTCCTGAAGGGCTTCAGTTTGTGATTAGCTAAAGCAAAAGtatgcatatttatttcaaaCAATCCCATCTGCTGCAACTGTAGATGTAGTGGATAACAACAAGACATTAGAATGCATTAGACAACGTATTAGATAACAGAATATGTTAGATATAGAAGGATGCctaattaattaaaaagaaatccattCAGAACAACCAAGAAAAGATATCCCAACAAAATATTGGTGAGGAAACCGATGATGTCCACAAATAAAGACAGatataaagacacaaacaaaggtCCTCACCATAAGAAGATCTACCGTGCGCTGTCTGTGCCTGATGGCACTTCATAAAGGCACTTGGCCTCAGCAGGGCAACCCAAGCTGCCTATGCCCAGCCCTACGCTTCTTCCTCTTGCAGTCCTGGGAACGCTGGCCCACAAAACTTGCATACCGAATATGGACATAAATGATTAACGTCACATCCATGTGCTGGAATTGCTGCCTCTCTGATGCACAGGCACTTGATTTAGGATTATTTGTCCTATTTATTTCCATGTATTTAGGAAGCAGACCCTTGTCTGAGTTTAAATACTgggaaaatatttgaaatagtTTGTATTTGAGATTGCAAAGAAGAGAATTTTTAAGACCACCTAATGCTGGCTTCACTGTGCTCCCACTGGATTCAATAGCATTGACTTTAGTGGCAACAAAATGAGGCCAAAGCTGATTCTCCTTGAAAATCCTACCCGTAGTTCTGTTCCTTTCCAGACTGACGTTCTTTCAAATTTATTCTGCAGACAAAACTGTGTGGAGTTTTACCCAGTATTCCTGACTGTCCTCTGGACTGCTGGATGGTTTTTTAATCAAGGTAAAcacttttcatttttatcttgGACTGAGAAGTTGTACATAacttttttaaacacttcagttTTATTAGGAGGTAAATGACCGTAGAcatcttcttcccctcttttAATTGCATTACCTTAGCATAGCCTTCCTAGAAGAATGCTCAGTGACATTGAAATCCCCACTTAGTCATGGCATTTCGCATTGCCCCACcagctttcttctctctgcaaACCAAGGAGCCAATACCTGGCACATTTATCATACAGTCAGTGGATTTTCAGGTTGAATCCTTCAGAAAAGCAGCTCCCAGATGCTTCCCACTAGCAATTATCTGCACATTATGGGACAATTCTCACAGGACCTCAGCTGTAGCTATCGtccctggggaggaggcagccTGAATAGACTCAGCTCCAAGCACCCATCCCTGTGGCTGGGTCCCTGGCTGCTGGAGATGGAGCTCAAGCCAGCAAAGCTTTGGGTTTTTACATCCCAGCTGAGTGACATCACCACCGGGCTATGACTCTTGTTTGTTCTGGGACATAGCACTGAAGCGCAGTCATAACAGCGGCATCTCCAGCCACAGATATTGTGCTTCGGGTAAGCAGCGGGGACTCCTGAAAACCTGCTTTGTTTTCTCAGGCACTGAGCAGGGGCCTATTTTTTGGCCAAATGTTCTGAATTCAGATGCCACGGAGCTTTCATACCTCTAACTCTGTTGGACTTCCCAAGGTGGGGCCGTGATGTCTCGTAACAGTGATGGGGTGGACTCCCGTAGAGCTAGAACTTGTGACGGGTCCTAATTTTTGCATTCCACTTTATTAACCCTTCCCCAGCTGATGTTTTAGAAGTATGGAGTCTGTGGGCTGCAGACAGGAtgactagctcctgtccactatACCTCTCCTTCCTGAACAACCAGCTTTCTTCCCCATTTTCTAAGTTTGCTCCAAAACAGTAGTTTTGTTTTGGGCCTCTCATAGCCAGAGTCCCATCTCCACCTCAAATCCAATGTAAATTCAAAGTAGCACCACTTAAGTCAACAAACTGGGTATGAGATAGTACATGTGCTCATGGACAAGCACTTGAATCGAGGAAAATCACAGCTGCTAACCAGCAACGCAGACTTGTGGAAGAAGGAGGGTTATGTTAACCTCCTCTTTAAGTCATTTTTTCAGCTGAGCGTCTCCCATAGGTATGTTTCATGAGTTAATCCAGAGCACAGTAAGAGCTATCCTCTGTAAGACTCACTCGTGCCGTTTGAAAGAACACAGAAGTAGCTAGCACTGCTCACTCCTGGGTAATACGCCTGACCTACGCACCCTGCTCCGTCTGTCAAATGGAGGTGACTTTATACTCTTCCCACAGGGAGGTCAGAAAGCCAACTTCACTACAGCGTTCCATTGCGTCCTTGGATAAAAGCTGCTATATAAACGCAAAGCAGGTTATTAAGAACATAAATAAGATTCTCTTCCAAAAACAAACCTCCCCTTTAGCATGAACTGCCGTAACAATGCGAAATGACAGCGCTGGGTCAAGCCCCAGTGCTCCAACCCACTATCCTGTCTCTGGGATAGCCACCAAACTGGGGTTGGGTGGGAGGTACGGATTCCTGTCAGTTCTTGAGATCTCCTTTTCAGGGaatgcttttacatttttttggACAGTGCTATCTGCCCACCTCTATCTGTAAGCCCCTATCAAGAGCCTCCTGTAGTGAATGTTTAAGAATACATGCATCTCTTTTGAATGATTCTTACCCAAAATGATTTCCCAGGGGATGGGTAGCTATGCAAATCCCCAGAGTTACACAACCAGAAAGCACAACTGAAGTGTCTGTCTACGATCCTCATTTTTCAgtgtttaagtgttttttttttccctattaatcTTTTCTTTCTTAGAATTAGCTTCCTTTCTGGGTCTGTTGTACGTGTTTGCCCGCTACAAGTACTTCCACGGTTACGTACAGTCTGTGAAAGGAAGGTAAGGAGTTACGAACTGAATGTAGGTTAAAAGCTCCGGGCTATGGTGTGAAGCTGGGCTGGGAGCCAAGGACTGGCAGTGAAAAGTGACTATAACTGAATGCAACATGTGTAAAGTGTCAGCAAGAGGTCTGAAGCAGAAACCCTCAGGGACAAGGGCTGGCTGTCACAGCAGAAGCCTAGGTTAAGATATGCACGTGCTACAGGTCACGAGAGATAAAAGGTTTGATGCTGGCCTTGTGGGTGCATGCTTGGTGCTGAGCATATTGGCAACCAGATTTGGGGAGGTCTGAAAACAGAAGCACAGTTTTGCAGCTCAGGACTGCTGTAGGATGGGAGACTGCTCAGGCAAGGCTTGCCCAGTGCGCGCCCATCtgctattttcatttttcctcagtTTATCACATTAAGACCTTTAGCCATACAAATGGCGCTAAAGGAAGTAAGCAAATCTGGCCTTGTAGGCTGATGAACTTTCACCAAACAGATAAGAGAACACAGCTTCACATAAGTTAATGAATGTTAAGTGCACAGCATCTCGTAACATGAATTCTGCTTTGAAAAACATGTATGCTGGCAAAACACCTCTGTGCTAGAAATACTCAAACACACTGTTTATTTCTTGTTTCACTGAAGCCACTACACTATCCTCTGTCCTGACATAAGGCTCCTCTTCGAGCACACATATCAgtcataaaaagaaaatagcatGATGCATGCTTgtcataaaattaaaatacttggGATGTATGCTTCTAGAGGAAGATACAAAACAATCAGACTACTTTGTAGTGGATAATCCTGCAGCAGCAAGAGACTGTGCTACAGGGCTGTTTTCCATAGCCTGTGTACCGATGTTACCATTCTCCTTCACTACAGTCT contains:
- the MGST2 gene encoding microsomal glutathione S-transferase 2; translated protein: MLNSAVILAPAAFPCCSLQLSPRHTPCSHTEAAGNMAGGLVLLAAVSLLTAFQQCHFAWLVGKSRMKHKVMPPAVTGAPEFDRTFRAQQNCVEFYPVFLTVLWTAGWFFNQELASFLGLLYVFARYKYFHGYVQSVKGRLTGFYLNLIILMCLITLGAAGIVNSFLDEYLDFSIMKKLRKLF